The following are encoded in a window of Lactobacillus panisapium genomic DNA:
- the atpD gene encoding F0F1 ATP synthase subunit beta, with translation MSEGEVVQVIGPVVDVKFPLDKNLPDIDNALRVVKSEDETIVLEVTLELGDGVLRTIAMESTNGLRRGMKVEDTGGPISVPVGNDTLGRVFNVLGEPIDNGPKFDKDHARNSIHRNAPKYDELTTSQEILETGIKVIDLLEPYVRGGKVGLFGGAGVGKTTIIQELIHNIAQEHGGISVFTGVGERTREGNDLYFEMKASGVLSKTAMVFGQMNEPPGARMRVALTGLTLAEYFRDVEGQDVLLFIDNIFRFTQAGSEVSALLGRMPSAVGYQPTLATEMGQLQERITSTKKGSITSIQAVYVPADDYTDPAPATTFAHLDATTNLERSLVEQGIYPAVDPLESTSSALDPEVVGEEHYDVATRVQHILQRYHELQDIISVLGMDELSDEEKVIVSRARKIQFFLSQNFFVAEQFTGVPGSYVPIKETIKGFKMILDGHLDDLPEDAFRSVGPIEDVLQKAKDMGVTASDPEAKALLEK, from the coding sequence TTGAGTGAAGGTGAAGTTGTTCAAGTAATCGGCCCCGTTGTCGATGTTAAATTTCCACTTGATAAAAACCTACCTGATATTGACAATGCTTTGCGTGTAGTTAAATCAGAGGATGAAACTATTGTCCTTGAAGTCACGCTAGAGCTTGGGGATGGCGTTTTAAGAACAATCGCCATGGAATCTACCAATGGTCTCCGTCGCGGAATGAAAGTCGAAGATACCGGCGGTCCAATATCCGTTCCTGTTGGTAACGATACTTTAGGACGTGTGTTTAATGTTCTCGGTGAACCAATCGATAATGGTCCAAAATTTGATAAGGATCATGCTCGTAATAGTATTCACCGTAATGCACCAAAGTATGATGAATTAACAACTAGTCAAGAAATACTTGAAACTGGAATTAAGGTTATTGACCTGCTAGAGCCATATGTTCGTGGTGGTAAAGTTGGGCTATTCGGCGGTGCCGGTGTTGGTAAAACAACTATTATTCAAGAGCTAATCCATAACATTGCGCAAGAACACGGTGGCATTTCCGTTTTCACTGGTGTTGGTGAAAGAACTCGTGAAGGTAACGACCTTTATTTTGAAATGAAAGCATCTGGCGTTTTGAGTAAAACTGCCATGGTTTTCGGACAAATGAATGAGCCGCCTGGTGCCAGAATGCGAGTTGCATTAACTGGATTAACCTTGGCAGAATACTTTAGAGATGTTGAAGGGCAAGATGTGTTGCTCTTTATCGATAACATCTTCCGGTTTACCCAAGCTGGTTCTGAGGTTTCAGCTTTACTTGGTCGAATGCCAAGTGCCGTTGGTTATCAGCCAACTTTGGCAACTGAAATGGGCCAATTGCAGGAAAGAATTACTTCGACAAAGAAGGGTTCAATTACTTCAATTCAAGCCGTTTATGTGCCTGCTGATGACTATACTGACCCAGCACCTGCTACTACTTTTGCTCACTTGGATGCGACTACTAATTTGGAGCGTAGCCTGGTTGAGCAAGGTATCTATCCAGCAGTTGACCCCTTAGAGTCAACATCAAGCGCTTTGGATCCTGAAGTAGTTGGTGAGGAGCATTATGATGTTGCAACTCGTGTACAACATATTTTGCAACGTTACCATGAACTGCAAGATATTATTTCTGTTTTAGGTATGGATGAATTATCTGATGAAGAAAAAGTAATTGTTAGTCGTGCTCGTAAGATTCAGTTCTTCTTGTCACAAAACTTCTTCGTTGCTGAACAATTTACTGGGGTTCCCGGTTCATATGTTCCAATTAAAGAAACAATTAAAGGCTTTAAGATGATTCTAGATGGTCATTTGGATGATCTTCCTGAAGATGCATTTCGTAGTGTAGGCCCAATCGAAGATGTTTTGCAAAAAGCAAAAGATATGGGTGTAACAGCTAGTGATCCTGAAGCTAAAGCATTGTTAGAAAAGTAG
- a CDS encoding F0F1 ATP synthase subunit epsilon — MADPEKLFKVNVVTPDGLIFSHHCSIVEMRAIDGQRSIMYNHLPILTPLAIGEIKVKRSRQMNNAVNHIAVSGGYFEFSNNVATIIADSAERSNNIDVSRAEAARKRAQNAMKEAKAAHDQRSLERAQVALRRAVNRISVYNSSK, encoded by the coding sequence ATGGCAGATCCAGAAAAGCTTTTTAAGGTTAATGTTGTAACTCCAGATGGGCTAATTTTTTCACATCATTGCAGTATTGTGGAAATGCGAGCAATAGATGGTCAGCGCTCAATTATGTACAATCACTTACCGATTTTAACGCCTCTTGCAATTGGCGAAATCAAAGTGAAACGTAGTCGGCAGATGAATAATGCTGTCAATCATATTGCTGTTAGCGGCGGTTACTTTGAATTTTCGAATAACGTCGCAACCATTATTGCAGATAGTGCAGAGCGTTCTAATAACATTGATGTTTCGCGTGCTGAAGCGGCACGGAAACGTGCGCAAAATGCGATGAAAGAAGCTAAGGCTGCGCATGATCAACGATCATTAGAAAGAGCCCAAGTTGCATTAAGAAGGGCTGTAAACAGAATTAGTGTTTACAATTCAAGTAAATAG
- a CDS encoding DUF1146 family protein, with protein sequence MFQLGVHALISIVIYLITIGLSFQIMKSVQVEKIIRKNKIFEAQLLLIFAAIALGFLVGNFFITLIDTSLQLSNFF encoded by the coding sequence ATGTTTCAACTTGGTGTTCACGCCCTAATTAGTATTGTAATTTACTTGATTACAATAGGCTTATCGTTTCAAATTATGAAAAGCGTTCAAGTAGAGAAAATTATTAGAAAAAACAAAATTTTTGAGGCTCAGCTTTTGCTGATTTTTGCTGCAATTGCTTTAGGCTTCCTAGTTGGCAACTTTTTCATTACTCTAATTGATACATCTTTGCAATTGAGTAATTTCTTTTAA